The region CGAGGTACTGGTACGTCTTGGACATGTACACGTACGGGTTGGCGTCCATCAGGTAGACGGACACGAAGTAGCCGCCGATGATCCCCAGCAGGTCCGCGAACACGACGAGCACCGGGAGGACGATCGTCGCGGCCACCACGCGCGGCACGACGAGGTACTTGACCGGGTTGGTGGCGAGGGTCGTGAGGGCGTCGATCTGCTCGGTCACCTTCATCGTCCCCAGCTCCGCCGCCATCGAGGCGCCGACGCGGCCGGAGACCATGAGCCCGGCGAACACCGGCCCCAGCTCCCGGGTGATGGAAAGGGCGACGACCGACCCGACGAAGCTGGTCGCGCCGAACCGCTCGAACCCGGCGTAGCTCTGCAGCGCGAGGACCATGCCGGTGAAGGTGGCGGTGACGAGCACGACGGGCATCGACCGGATGCCGACCTCTTCCATCTGCTTCACGATGTTGCGGATCTCGGACGGCGGCCGCACCACCCAGGAGACGACCTCGACGAACAGGGTGAAGATCGCCCCCAGGTCCAGCACCATGTCGTAGACCCGCTCCCCGAGAGACTCCGCGAGCCGGACCGCGCCGTTCTTGCTTCTCGTGGAATCAGTCAACGGTCACCCGGGGGATCCTCGGCCCGACCTGGACGAGGATCTCGTACGGGATGGTCCCGCAGGTGCGCGCCATCTCCTCCGCGCCCATCGACGCCCCCCCCATCACCTCGACGTCCGTCCCGATCGCCACGCCCGGCACCCCGGTGACGTCGATCATCGTGTGGTCCATGCAAACCGTTC is a window of bacterium DNA encoding:
- a CDS encoding ABC transporter permease — translated: MTDSTRSKNGAVRLAESLGERVYDMVLDLGAIFTLFVEVVSWVVRPPSEIRNIVKQMEEVGIRSMPVVLVTATFTGMVLALQSYAGFERFGATSFVGSVVALSITRELGPVFAGLMVSGRVGASMAAELGTMKVTEQIDALTTLATNPVKYLVVPRVVAATIVLPVLVVFADLLGIIGGYFVSVYLMDANPYVYMSKTYQYLEFKDIYTGLVKASVFGMLIALISCHHGFVAAGGAEGVGRATTRAVVASSMMVLVSDYFMTSFMF